In Paraflavitalea devenefica, the following are encoded in one genomic region:
- a CDS encoding glycoside hydrolase family 127 protein — MMFVSIKRKVVICAAVVAGALPVCAQHSDYPIQPVDFTHVHLTDHFWAPKIQVNADVTIPYTLSQCQRTGRVDNFLKAAGKMPPNKYTEYPFDDTDIYKTIEGASYGLQVQKNPKLELYLDTLIQIIADAQEPDGYLYTFRTMKAAKPHDWLGSKRWEKEEDLSHELYNSGHLFEAAVAHYQATGKKNLLNIATKNADLLVKDFGYGKEEKSPGHQVVEIGLAKLYRVTGEKKYLDLAKFFLDIRGPKGSEYSQSNKKVVDQSAAVGHAVRATYMYTGMADIAALTGNEAYLKAIDAIWHDVVERKLYITGGIGATGAGEAFGAPYQLPNMSAYAETCAAIANVYWNSRMFLLHGDAKYVDVLERILYNGLLSGVSLSGDRFFYPNPLASMGQHQRSAWFGCACCISNMARFLPSMPGYMYAQNKNNLYVNLFAGGTASITLPAGKINLEQQTEYPWEGKVKIVVSPVKTTAFALQVRVPGWSKQELVPGDLYYAADKREKPLAITLNGKPVKYEMVKGYAVINRSWKKGDVIAFELPMEIQKVYAKETVKDDKSRFALQRGPLIYCLEGPDNKDSAVQNIVVDKSAAIQAVNKPSLLNGVTVLEMKGSSTKRKLNSDDLIKSEQTVTAIPYYSWANRGPGEMVVWIPYEASAAKPKPAPTIATKSKATASLQNTRMYKALSDQYDPENSQDHNAPYLHWWPKKNTLEWVQYDFDQEYTISQSQVYWFDDGPWGGCRIPASWKLYYKKGNDWVPVQPVGQYEIAKDKYNLVKFEPVTTTALKMEVQLPAEHATGIHEWIVK, encoded by the coding sequence ATGATGTTTGTATCAATCAAAAGAAAAGTAGTGATATGTGCCGCCGTAGTGGCGGGTGCATTACCGGTTTGTGCACAACATTCCGATTATCCCATTCAGCCTGTTGATTTTACCCATGTGCACCTGACCGATCATTTCTGGGCGCCCAAGATACAGGTGAATGCAGATGTGACCATTCCCTATACCCTTAGCCAGTGCCAGCGTACCGGGCGCGTTGATAATTTCCTGAAGGCTGCGGGAAAAATGCCGCCCAACAAATACACAGAGTACCCGTTTGATGATACGGATATCTACAAGACTATTGAAGGGGCTTCCTATGGATTGCAGGTACAAAAGAATCCCAAACTGGAATTATACCTCGATACACTCATACAGATCATTGCTGATGCACAGGAGCCGGATGGCTACCTATATACTTTCCGTACTATGAAAGCGGCCAAACCGCATGACTGGTTAGGATCAAAGCGCTGGGAAAAAGAAGAAGACCTCAGCCATGAACTGTATAACTCCGGCCACCTCTTTGAAGCAGCCGTGGCACATTACCAGGCTACCGGTAAAAAGAACCTCCTCAACATTGCCACCAAAAATGCCGATCTGCTGGTAAAGGATTTTGGTTATGGTAAAGAAGAAAAGTCACCCGGCCACCAGGTAGTGGAAATAGGATTGGCCAAACTGTACCGGGTTACCGGCGAGAAAAAATACCTCGACCTGGCCAAGTTCTTCCTGGACATTCGCGGACCAAAGGGTTCAGAATACAGCCAGTCGAATAAAAAAGTGGTAGATCAGTCAGCAGCAGTAGGCCATGCCGTGCGTGCTACCTACATGTATACAGGTATGGCCGATATTGCGGCCCTTACAGGCAATGAAGCCTACCTCAAAGCCATTGATGCTATCTGGCATGATGTAGTGGAAAGGAAACTGTACATTACCGGTGGTATCGGTGCTACCGGCGCCGGTGAAGCTTTCGGTGCGCCGTACCAGTTGCCCAACATGTCGGCTTATGCAGAGACCTGCGCTGCCATTGCCAATGTATATTGGAACAGTCGTATGTTCTTATTGCATGGCGATGCCAAATACGTAGATGTATTGGAGCGTATCCTGTACAATGGATTACTATCCGGTGTTTCCTTAAGTGGTGACCGTTTCTTTTATCCCAATCCGCTGGCCTCTATGGGACAGCACCAGCGCAGCGCCTGGTTTGGTTGTGCCTGCTGTATTTCCAACATGGCGCGTTTTCTGCCTTCCATGCCAGGGTACATGTATGCACAGAATAAGAACAACCTCTATGTAAATCTTTTTGCCGGCGGCACTGCCAGCATCACCTTGCCGGCTGGTAAAATAAACCTGGAGCAACAAACAGAATATCCCTGGGAAGGGAAAGTGAAGATTGTAGTGAGCCCCGTAAAGACAACGGCTTTCGCCTTGCAGGTACGGGTGCCCGGTTGGTCTAAGCAGGAGTTGGTACCTGGTGATCTGTACTATGCGGCTGATAAAAGAGAAAAACCACTGGCCATCACCCTCAATGGAAAGCCGGTGAAATATGAAATGGTAAAAGGTTATGCCGTCATTAACCGTTCCTGGAAGAAGGGCGATGTAATCGCTTTTGAATTACCGATGGAGATCCAGAAAGTGTATGCCAAAGAAACGGTGAAAGACGATAAGAGCCGTTTTGCTTTGCAGCGTGGCCCCCTCATCTATTGCCTGGAAGGGCCCGACAATAAAGACAGTGCTGTTCAAAACATTGTAGTAGATAAATCAGCCGCTATACAGGCTGTAAATAAACCCAGCCTGCTGAATGGCGTGACGGTATTGGAAATGAAAGGTTCGTCCACCAAAAGAAAACTGAACAGTGATGACCTGATAAAGTCTGAGCAAACAGTAACTGCCATTCCTTACTATAGCTGGGCCAACCGCGGCCCCGGTGAAATGGTGGTATGGATACCGTATGAAGCATCAGCCGCCAAGCCAAAGCCGGCGCCTACCATTGCTACGAAAAGCAAGGCCACTGCCTCCCTTCAGAATACACGCATGTACAAGGCGCTGAGTGATCAGTATGATCCGGAAAATTCCCAGGACCACAATGCGCCTTACCTGCATTGGTGGCCAAAGAAAAATACACTGGAATGGGTGCAGTATGATTTTGATCAGGAGTATACTATATCACAATCACAGGTCTATTGGTTCGATGATGGTCCCTGGGGCGGTTGCCGCATCCCTGCCTCCTGGAAACTCTATTATAAGAAAGGCAATGACTGGGTGCCGGTACAGCCGGTTGGTCAATATGAAATTGCCAAAGACAAATACAACCTGGTAAAATTTGAACCGGTAACCACCACTGCCCTGAAAATGGAGGTACAACTACCGGCAGAACACGCTACCGGCATTCATGAGTGGATTGTGAAATAA
- a CDS encoding alpha-L-arabinofuranosidase C-terminal domain-containing protein — protein sequence MQTKLFIFNFLRRCLSCKALWMAGGLCGISIAAHSQRQAVINIDAAKPGAPIASTLHGIFFEEISHGGEGGLYGELIQNRGFEESRLPAGTKVENGWLIPTARTPHFMLQPRVSDWRMRWPLTSQWPAWSLEVGEKSDIKLQLTQDKPLNEATPNSMQVDIQALDAGGKNNLVNEGFWGIRTNSGELYNLSFYARTDDRYKGQLTVSLQSQDGKVLAKQVFPNVKGVGWKKYTSTLKPVTTDLKAKLVFSFGSTGTIWLDFVSLFPQQTFKNRSNGMRKDLAQYLANLKPAFVRWPGGCFVEGINIENAANWKRTLGPVEKRPGTYSVWGYWSSDGFGYHEYLQFCEDLGADALYVFNAGVSCEYRSGTFIPDDSLQPVVDDVLDAIEYAIGPVSSKWGKVRVANGHPKPFPLKYVEIGNEQHGPRYAKRYNVFYDAIKKKYPQLILMASMGIGDINKRTLDSMQKVDMADEHAYKSAYWSFNNFDHFDKYKRGDWDVYVGEYATNAGVGSGNMLAALNDAVYIMGMERNGDLVKMSSYAPLFENVNTQHWPVNLINFDAGRSFGRISYYAIKMMNDHRADQNVQTAVTLPPPASPAPQFTGGIGLATWDTQTEYRDIEVVKDGKTLYKSDFINRPEEWQAIRGKWVVKDSALAQTAQGAQRLNILAGKTFDTYTLKLKARKTGGTNAFIVPFAVKDGARQMRVHIGSYVNLNSVVELVADSFSVANMMPQKRLPEPIQTGRWYDITIEVGNDQVDCYLDGKLLFNYREPNKFFSIAGRDKETGDIIIKLVNGAETPYTTTINLEGVTNVSPSAQLITLQADYPEAENSLDQPQKYIPVSTILTGIKPSFETTVKPYSISILRVKDTGWKKQAHR from the coding sequence ATGCAAACAAAACTATTCATCTTTAATTTTCTCCGCAGATGTCTCTCGTGCAAAGCCTTGTGGATGGCAGGAGGACTCTGCGGTATTAGTATCGCTGCACACAGCCAGCGCCAGGCCGTCATCAACATTGATGCGGCAAAACCCGGCGCCCCCATCGCTTCCACCCTGCATGGTATCTTCTTTGAAGAGATCAGCCATGGTGGTGAAGGCGGCCTGTATGGCGAGCTCATCCAGAACCGTGGCTTTGAAGAAAGCCGGCTGCCGGCAGGCACTAAGGTCGAAAACGGATGGTTGATTCCCACGGCCCGTACACCACATTTCATGTTGCAACCACGCGTAAGTGACTGGAGAATGCGCTGGCCACTCACCAGCCAATGGCCTGCCTGGTCACTGGAAGTGGGAGAGAAGAGTGATATCAAACTACAGCTTACACAGGACAAGCCTTTGAATGAGGCCACGCCCAATTCCATGCAGGTAGATATCCAGGCATTGGATGCCGGTGGAAAAAATAACCTGGTGAATGAAGGCTTCTGGGGCATCCGGACCAACAGCGGGGAGTTGTACAACCTGTCATTCTATGCCCGTACAGATGATCGTTATAAAGGTCAGTTAACGGTATCACTCCAATCACAGGACGGGAAGGTATTGGCAAAACAGGTCTTCCCCAATGTAAAAGGAGTTGGGTGGAAAAAATACACCAGTACCCTGAAGCCGGTAACCACCGACCTGAAAGCGAAGCTGGTCTTCTCCTTTGGCAGTACGGGTACCATATGGCTCGACTTCGTATCCCTGTTCCCGCAACAAACTTTTAAGAACCGCTCCAACGGTATGCGCAAAGACCTGGCGCAATACCTCGCCAATCTCAAGCCTGCTTTCGTACGCTGGCCCGGTGGTTGTTTTGTGGAAGGTATTAATATTGAAAATGCGGCCAACTGGAAACGCACACTGGGTCCCGTAGAAAAAAGGCCCGGCACCTATAGTGTATGGGGCTACTGGAGCAGTGATGGATTTGGTTACCATGAATACCTGCAGTTCTGTGAAGACCTGGGCGCTGATGCCTTGTATGTATTCAATGCCGGCGTGTCTTGCGAATACCGCAGCGGCACTTTTATTCCCGATGATTCCCTGCAGCCGGTGGTAGATGATGTGCTCGATGCCATTGAATATGCCATCGGGCCGGTAAGTTCCAAATGGGGTAAAGTGCGGGTAGCCAATGGCCACCCAAAACCTTTTCCGCTTAAATATGTGGAAATAGGCAATGAGCAGCATGGGCCGCGTTATGCAAAGCGGTACAATGTTTTTTATGATGCCATCAAAAAGAAATACCCGCAGCTCATTCTCATGGCCAGCATGGGCATTGGTGATATCAATAAACGTACGCTGGACAGTATGCAAAAAGTAGACATGGCCGATGAGCATGCTTATAAATCAGCCTACTGGTCATTCAACAACTTTGATCACTTTGATAAATACAAACGGGGCGACTGGGATGTATATGTAGGGGAATATGCTACCAATGCCGGCGTGGGCAGTGGTAACATGCTGGCCGCACTCAACGATGCAGTGTACATCATGGGCATGGAGCGCAATGGCGACCTGGTGAAGATGTCGAGCTATGCGCCTTTGTTTGAGAATGTCAATACACAGCACTGGCCGGTAAACCTCATTAACTTCGATGCGGGCCGCAGCTTTGGACGCATATCTTACTATGCCATCAAAATGATGAATGACCACCGGGCCGATCAGAATGTGCAGACAGCCGTTACGCTTCCACCTCCGGCGAGCCCTGCCCCGCAGTTCACCGGTGGCATTGGACTGGCCACCTGGGATACGCAAACGGAGTACAGGGATATTGAAGTAGTGAAAGATGGCAAGACTTTATACAAAAGTGATTTCATCAACAGGCCGGAAGAATGGCAGGCCATACGTGGTAAATGGGTGGTGAAAGACAGTGCCCTGGCGCAAACCGCACAGGGAGCGCAGCGGCTGAACATCCTTGCCGGTAAAACATTCGATACCTATACACTCAAACTGAAAGCGCGCAAGACAGGTGGTACCAATGCCTTTATTGTTCCCTTTGCCGTGAAAGACGGCGCCCGGCAAATGCGGGTACACATTGGCTCTTATGTAAACCTCAATTCGGTAGTGGAGCTGGTAGCGGATAGTTTTTCTGTGGCCAATATGATGCCGCAGAAGCGATTGCCCGAACCTATTCAAACAGGCCGCTGGTATGATATTACCATTGAAGTAGGAAATGACCAGGTAGATTGTTACCTCGATGGCAAATTGCTCTTCAATTACCGCGAGCCCAATAAATTCTTCAGCATTGCCGGCCGGGATAAGGAAACAGGAGATATTATTATCAAGCTGGTGAATGGCGCTGAAACGCCCTACACAACTACCATCAACCTGGAAGGCGTAACAAACGTATCCCCT